Proteins co-encoded in one Methylobacterium sp. WL1 genomic window:
- the cyoB gene encoding cytochrome o ubiquinol oxidase subunit I, with product MFANLDLQQLILGRFTIEQIPYHEPILQATFAGVAVVGLAVLGVITYFRFWGPLWRDWVTSIDHKKIGIMYCIFALIMLLRGFADALLMRSQQAVAFGSEQGFLPPHHYDQIFTAHGMIMIFFVAMPFVTGLMNFAVPLQIGARDVAFPFLNNFSFWMTVAGGILVMVSLFVGEFSRATWLAYPPLSGAAMSPGVGVDYYIWALQIAGIGTLLSGINLIATIVKMRAPGMTMMKLPIFVWSSLCTNILIVAAFPILTAVLAMLSLDRYVGTHFFTNDLGGNAMLYFNLIWIWGHPEVYILILPAFGVFSEITSTFCGKRLFGYTSMVYALVVITILAYLVWLHHFFTMGSGADVNSFFGITTMIISIPTGAKIFNWMFTMYRGRIRFEVPMMWVVAFIVTFVIGGMTGVLLAVPPADFVLHNSLFLIAHFHNVIIGGVLFGMFAGVTFWFPKAFGFKLDEFWGKMALVFWVSGFYVAFMPLYVLGLMGVTRRMQHFDDPSLQIWFVIAAGGAALIACGIASQIIMFVVSIRNREKLRDLSGDPWGGRTLEWSTSSPPPDYNFAFTPVVHDSDAWWDMKNRGFARPMTGYKPIHMPKNTATGAILAGLNFTFGLAMVWYVWWLAALSFVAILLVAILHTFNYKRDFYIPADTVSRTEGQRTRELEMA from the coding sequence ATGTTCGCAAACCTCGACCTACAGCAGTTGATCCTCGGTCGATTTACGATCGAGCAGATCCCGTATCACGAGCCGATCCTGCAGGCGACGTTCGCCGGCGTGGCCGTGGTCGGACTCGCCGTGCTGGGCGTCATCACGTATTTCCGCTTCTGGGGGCCGCTGTGGCGTGACTGGGTCACGTCCATCGACCACAAGAAGATCGGTATCATGTACTGCATCTTCGCGCTGATCATGCTGCTGCGGGGCTTCGCCGACGCGCTGCTCATGCGCTCGCAGCAGGCGGTGGCGTTCGGTTCGGAGCAGGGCTTCCTGCCGCCGCACCACTACGACCAGATCTTCACCGCCCACGGCATGATCATGATCTTCTTCGTGGCGATGCCGTTCGTCACGGGGCTCATGAACTTCGCGGTGCCGCTGCAGATCGGCGCCCGCGACGTGGCCTTCCCGTTCCTGAACAACTTCAGCTTCTGGATGACGGTGGCCGGCGGCATCCTGGTGATGGTGTCGCTGTTCGTCGGCGAGTTCTCGCGCGCCACCTGGCTCGCCTACCCGCCGCTCTCGGGGGCTGCCATGAGCCCCGGCGTCGGCGTCGACTACTACATCTGGGCGCTGCAGATCGCCGGTATCGGGACGCTGCTGTCGGGCATCAACCTGATCGCGACCATCGTGAAGATGCGCGCGCCTGGCATGACCATGATGAAGCTGCCGATCTTCGTCTGGTCGTCGCTGTGCACCAACATCCTGATCGTGGCCGCCTTCCCGATCCTGACGGCCGTCCTGGCGATGCTGTCGCTCGACCGCTACGTCGGCACCCACTTCTTCACGAACGACCTTGGCGGCAACGCCATGCTGTACTTCAACCTGATCTGGATCTGGGGCCACCCGGAGGTCTACATCCTGATCCTGCCGGCCTTCGGGGTGTTCTCGGAGATCACCTCGACCTTCTGCGGCAAGCGGCTGTTCGGCTATACGTCGATGGTCTACGCGCTCGTGGTGATCACCATCCTCGCCTACCTGGTGTGGTTGCACCACTTCTTCACCATGGGCTCGGGCGCCGACGTGAACTCGTTCTTCGGGATCACGACGATGATCATCTCGATCCCGACGGGCGCGAAGATCTTCAACTGGATGTTCACGATGTACCGCGGCCGGATCCGGTTCGAGGTGCCGATGATGTGGGTGGTGGCGTTCATCGTCACCTTCGTGATCGGCGGCATGACCGGCGTCCTCCTGGCGGTGCCCCCGGCCGACTTCGTGCTCCACAACTCGCTGTTCCTGATCGCGCACTTCCACAACGTGATCATCGGCGGCGTGCTGTTCGGCATGTTCGCCGGCGTGACCTTCTGGTTCCCCAAGGCCTTCGGGTTCAAGCTCGATGAGTTCTGGGGCAAGATGGCCCTCGTGTTCTGGGTGAGCGGGTTCTACGTCGCCTTCATGCCGCTCTACGTGCTCGGCCTGATGGGCGTGACCCGGCGGATGCAGCACTTCGACGACCCGTCGCTTCAGATCTGGTTCGTGATCGCGGCTGGCGGCGCGGCGCTGATCGCTTGCGGGATCGCTTCGCAGATCATCATGTTCGTGGTCTCGATCCGCAATCGCGAGAAGCTGCGCGACCTGAGCGGCGACCCGTGGGGCGGCCGGACCCTGGAATGGTCCACCTCCTCGCCGCCGCCGGACTACAACTTCGCCTTCACCCCGGTGGTCCACGATTCCGACGCGTGGTGGGACATGAAGAACCGCGGCTTCGCCCGGCCGATGACCGGGTACAAGCCGATCCACATGCCCAAGAACACCGCGACCGGTGCCATCCTGGCTGGACTGAACTTCACCTTCGGCCTGGCCATGGTCTGGTACGTCTGGTGGCTGGCGGCGCTCAGCTTCGTGGCGATCCTCCTCGTCGCGATCCTTCACACCTTTAATTACAAGCGCGACTTCTACATTCCTGCCGACACGGTCAGTCGGACGGAAGGTCAGAGGACGCGCGAGCTGGAGATGGCGTGA
- the cyoA gene encoding ubiquinol oxidase subunit II encodes MTSSTLLPDRIEPSDRRSGLARRLVPLLALPPILALLGGCNLVVMSPAGYVAEQQRNLVLAATGLMLLIIIPVIFFTLFFAWRYRATNKDAVYDPEWHHSTQLEVLIWTAPLMIIIALGALTWIGTHTLDPFRPLSKIDAKRDVPAGVEPLQVEVVAMDWKWLFLYPQYGIATVNELAAPVDRPIQFKITATDVMNTFYIPTLAGMVYAMPGMQTQLHAVINREGSYEGRSAHYSGAGFSNMFFKFNGVTNEAFDQWVAKTKAQGGELTQEAYLELEKPSESEPSRFYKSYAKGLYDRIIGMCPRPEQMCVGEMVKIDARGGASGAEAEANYDRLQYDNRMADRGNEAPGATGPASGTGPHGQTQPQGMKPRPDMGNPDSRGQGENALPGQEKTPEVKAPDSQGQSEGGQIAPKQLNQ; translated from the coding sequence GTGACCTCTTCGACCCTTCTCCCGGACAGGATCGAGCCCAGCGACCGCCGGAGCGGCCTCGCACGTCGGCTCGTGCCGCTCCTCGCCCTGCCGCCGATCCTGGCGTTGCTGGGTGGCTGCAACCTCGTGGTCATGAGCCCGGCCGGCTACGTCGCCGAGCAGCAGCGCAACCTCGTGCTGGCGGCCACCGGGCTGATGCTCCTGATCATCATCCCGGTGATCTTCTTCACCTTGTTCTTCGCCTGGCGCTACCGCGCCACCAACAAGGACGCGGTGTACGATCCCGAATGGCACCACTCGACGCAGCTCGAGGTGCTGATCTGGACGGCGCCCCTGATGATCATCATCGCGCTCGGCGCCCTCACCTGGATCGGGACCCACACCCTGGATCCGTTCCGGCCGCTCAGCAAGATCGACGCGAAGCGCGACGTCCCGGCCGGCGTCGAGCCGCTGCAAGTCGAGGTGGTGGCGATGGATTGGAAGTGGCTGTTCCTCTACCCGCAATACGGGATCGCCACGGTGAACGAGCTCGCCGCCCCGGTGGACCGGCCGATCCAGTTCAAGATCACCGCCACCGACGTGATGAACACGTTCTACATCCCGACGCTCGCCGGCATGGTCTACGCGATGCCGGGCATGCAGACCCAGCTCCACGCGGTGATCAACCGGGAGGGTTCCTATGAGGGCCGCTCGGCGCATTACAGCGGCGCCGGCTTCTCGAACATGTTCTTCAAGTTCAACGGCGTGACCAACGAGGCCTTCGATCAGTGGGTTGCCAAGACCAAGGCGCAGGGCGGCGAGCTGACCCAGGAGGCCTATCTCGAGCTGGAGAAGCCGAGCGAGTCCGAGCCGTCCCGCTTCTACAAGTCCTACGCCAAGGGCCTGTACGACCGGATCATCGGCATGTGCCCCCGGCCGGAGCAGATGTGCGTCGGTGAGATGGTGAAGATCGACGCCCGGGGCGGCGCGTCCGGGGCGGAGGCCGAGGCCAACTACGACCGGTTGCAGTACGACAACCGCATGGCCGATCGCGGCAACGAGGCTCCCGGCGCGACGGGGCCGGCATCCGGGACCGGCCCGCATGGGCAGACGCAGCCTCAGGGCATGAAGCCCAGGCCCGACATGGGCAACCCGGACTCGCGCGGCCAGGGCGAGAATGCGCTGCCTGGGCAGGAGAAGACCCCTGAGGTCAAGGCCCCCGACAGCCAGGGCCAGAGCGAGGGCGGGCAGATCGCGCCCAAGCAGCTCAACCAGTAA
- a CDS encoding MFS transporter: MSANTQMASATTLERDAQQAMGDHKVHPNEIAIGVVIGRASEYFDFFVFGIACVLVFPKVFFPFVDPLTGTLYAFSIFALAFIARPIGSVIFMAIDRRHGRSVKLTIALFLLGGATAAVSFLPRYDSIGISSVYLLAVLRILQGLALGGAWDGLASLLAMNAPRERRGWYAMIPQLGAPLGFMVASALFAFFLVNLDEADFIDWGWRFPFYCAFTINVVALFARLRLVATDEFARMMDLDRLRPVPALELFRHHAADVIRGAFVPLAGFALFHLVTIFPIAWLALNNTSSRSPGEFLIVQFSGAIVCAGAIAASGLIADQIGRRNCLIMSASLIGFFAVGSIIAPLLFGESAIGQTIYVTIGFMLLGLAYGQTAGAVTARLGNHYRYTGAALTSDFAWLVGAGFAPLVALFLSQRYGLAMVGVYLLSGAVCTLAALFLDRSEMRQM; the protein is encoded by the coding sequence ATGAGTGCGAACACCCAAATGGCCTCGGCCACGACCCTGGAGCGCGATGCTCAGCAGGCGATGGGGGACCACAAGGTCCACCCGAACGAGATCGCCATCGGCGTGGTCATCGGCCGCGCGTCCGAATACTTCGACTTCTTCGTATTCGGCATCGCCTGCGTGCTGGTTTTCCCGAAGGTGTTCTTCCCCTTCGTCGATCCGCTGACCGGCACGCTGTACGCGTTCTCGATCTTCGCCCTGGCCTTCATCGCCCGGCCGATCGGCTCCGTGATCTTCATGGCGATCGATCGCCGGCACGGGCGCAGCGTCAAGCTCACGATCGCGCTGTTCCTGCTCGGGGGCGCCACGGCGGCGGTCAGCTTCCTGCCGCGCTACGATAGCATCGGCATCTCTTCCGTCTACCTCCTGGCGGTCCTCCGGATCCTTCAAGGCCTGGCACTGGGCGGCGCCTGGGACGGGCTCGCCTCCCTGCTCGCCATGAACGCCCCCCGGGAGCGCCGCGGCTGGTACGCGATGATCCCGCAGCTCGGCGCGCCCCTGGGCTTCATGGTAGCGAGCGCGTTGTTCGCGTTCTTCCTGGTCAACCTCGACGAGGCCGACTTCATCGATTGGGGCTGGCGCTTCCCGTTCTACTGCGCCTTCACCATCAACGTCGTCGCCCTGTTCGCCCGGCTGCGCCTGGTCGCCACCGACGAATTCGCCCGGATGATGGACCTCGACCGGCTCCGCCCGGTCCCGGCCCTGGAGCTGTTCCGGCACCATGCCGCCGACGTGATCCGCGGCGCCTTCGTGCCGCTCGCCGGCTTCGCCTTGTTCCACCTCGTGACGATCTTCCCGATCGCCTGGCTGGCACTCAACAACACCAGCAGCCGCTCGCCCGGCGAGTTCCTGATCGTGCAGTTCTCCGGGGCCATCGTCTGTGCCGGCGCGATCGCCGCCTCCGGGCTGATCGCCGACCAGATCGGCCGCCGCAACTGCCTGATCATGAGCGCCTCGCTGATCGGGTTCTTTGCGGTCGGCAGCATCATCGCGCCGCTCCTGTTCGGCGAGAGCGCGATCGGCCAGACCATCTACGTCACGATCGGCTTCATGCTGCTCGGCCTCGCCTACGGCCAGACCGCCGGCGCGGTGACGGCCCGGTTGGGCAACCACTACCGCTACACCGGCGCCGCGCTGACCTCCGACTTCGCCTGGCTGGTCGGTGCCGGCTTCGCCCCGCTGGTGGCGCTGTTCCTGTCGCAGCGCTACGGCTTGGCCATGGTCGGCGTCTACCTGTTGTCCGGCGCGGTCTGCACCCTCGCGGCCTTGTTCCTCGACCGCTCCGAGATGCGCCAGATGTAG